One Azospirillum sp. TSA2s genomic region harbors:
- a CDS encoding NAD(P)/FAD-dependent oxidoreductase gives MERVECVVVGAGVVGLAVARRLAQAGREVIVLEAADAIGTDTSSRNSEVIHAGIYYPTGSLRARLCVPGRDALYDYCAAHGVEHRRVGKLIVATEENQLPKLAAIRAQAAANGVTDLTEIDAATAQSWEPNLRTVGALLSPSTGIIDSHGLMLALLGDAEEAGAMLALLSPLTRSHRTATGFELEVGGAEPMRIACSTLVNAAGLDAWGVARGLEGLDAAHVPPRVLAKGNYYALAAGRSPFSRLVYPVPVEGGLGVHLTLDLAGQARFGPDVEWLGDVEGSVDYAVDPARADSFYGAVRAYWPGLPDGALVPAYSGVRPKLSGPGQAQADFLIQGPDTHGVDGLVNLFGIESPGLTSCLAIADAVAVALGEAPEILNHS, from the coding sequence ATGGAACGGGTGGAGTGCGTGGTCGTCGGCGCGGGCGTGGTCGGGCTGGCGGTGGCGCGGCGGCTGGCGCAGGCCGGGCGCGAGGTGATCGTGCTGGAGGCGGCGGACGCCATCGGCACCGACACCAGCTCGCGCAACTCCGAGGTCATCCATGCCGGCATCTATTATCCGACCGGCAGCCTGCGCGCCCGGCTGTGCGTGCCCGGCCGCGACGCGCTCTATGACTATTGCGCCGCCCATGGCGTCGAGCATCGCCGCGTCGGCAAGCTGATCGTCGCGACGGAGGAGAACCAGTTGCCCAAGCTGGCGGCGATCCGCGCCCAGGCCGCCGCGAACGGCGTCACCGACCTGACCGAGATCGATGCCGCCACCGCGCAGTCATGGGAGCCCAACCTGCGCACCGTCGGCGCCCTGCTGTCGCCCTCCACCGGCATCATCGACAGCCATGGGCTGATGCTGGCCCTGCTGGGCGACGCGGAGGAGGCCGGGGCGATGCTGGCGCTGCTGAGCCCGCTGACGCGCTCGCACCGAACCGCCACCGGCTTCGAACTTGAGGTCGGCGGGGCGGAGCCGATGCGCATCGCCTGCTCCACCCTGGTCAATGCCGCCGGGCTGGACGCCTGGGGCGTGGCGCGCGGGCTGGAGGGGCTGGATGCCGCCCATGTGCCACCGCGCGTGCTGGCAAAGGGCAATTACTATGCGCTGGCCGCCGGCCGCTCGCCCTTCTCGCGGCTGGTCTATCCGGTGCCGGTGGAGGGCGGTCTGGGCGTGCACCTGACGCTGGACCTCGCCGGACAGGCCCGATTCGGTCCCGACGTGGAGTGGCTGGGCGATGTGGAGGGCAGCGTTGATTACGCCGTCGATCCCGCCCGCGCCGACTCCTTCTATGGCGCGGTGCGCGCCTATTGGCCGGGGCTGCCGGACGGCGCGCTGGTGCCGGCCTATTCCGGCGTGCGGCCGAAGCTGAGCGGGCCGGGGCAAGCGCAGGCCGACTTCCTGATCCAGGGTCCGGACACCCACGGGGTGGACGGTCTGGTCAACCTGTTCGGCATCGAATCGCCGGGCCTGACCTCCTGTCTGGCCATCGCCGACGCGGTGGCGGTGGCACTCGGCGAGGCGCCTGAGATTCTTAACCATTCCTGA
- a CDS encoding Hsp20 family protein — protein sequence MTTRLSLFNSPLLLGFDQFERTLDRIAKNSAEGYPPYNIEQIGDDGLRITLAVAGFTSDDLSVQIEDNQLVIRGRQTDDKSRVYLHRGIAARQFQRSFVLAEGIEVVGCSLDNGLLNIDLTRPMPEPKVRTIKIEQPKKAAGGAMPRTIDVSADGRDD from the coding sequence GTGACGACTCGCCTTTCGCTCTTCAACAGCCCGCTGCTGCTTGGCTTCGACCAGTTCGAGCGGACGCTCGACCGGATCGCCAAGAATTCGGCCGAAGGCTATCCCCCCTACAACATCGAGCAGATCGGCGACGACGGCCTGCGCATCACGCTTGCAGTGGCCGGCTTCACCTCCGATGACCTGTCGGTCCAGATCGAGGACAACCAGCTGGTCATCCGCGGCCGCCAGACCGACGACAAGTCGCGCGTCTACCTGCACCGCGGCATCGCCGCGCGGCAGTTCCAGCGCAGCTTCGTCCTGGCCGAGGGGATCGAGGTGGTGGGCTGCTCGCTCGACAACGGGCTGCTCAACATCGACCTGACCCGCCCGATGCCGGAACCGAAGGTCCGCACCATCAAGATCGAGCAGCCGAAGAAGGCCGCCGGCGGCGCCATGCCCCGCACCATCGACGTGTCCGCCGATGGCCGGGACGACTGA
- a CDS encoding DUF1150 family protein, translating into MMNDTHTQLRQLSPQDFASFGLGDVAYVRPVEMDGTAAFAIHAADGTPLSVVADRELAFAAIIQNDMEPVSVH; encoded by the coding sequence ATGATGAACGATACCCACACCCAGCTGCGCCAGCTGTCGCCCCAGGATTTCGCCAGCTTCGGCCTGGGCGACGTGGCCTATGTCCGCCCGGTCGAGATGGACGGAACCGCCGCCTTCGCCATCCACGCCGCCGACGGCACGCCGCTGAGCGTGGTGGCCGACCGCGAACTGGCCTTCGCCGCCATCATCCAGAACGACATGGAGCCGGTCAGCGTCCATTGA
- a CDS encoding methyl-accepting chemotaxis protein → MLKNLRIAALTNLFGVVVTLGFLAVVVTGALAIRELKVGGPIYQRIVLGKDLIADILPPPEYVIEAYLEATLAMNDPASVGQRRTRLAQLRKDYDERHEYWLKEGFEPVLVDQLTRTSHAPVMRFWSEIETRFLPALARKDEAAARASYAAIAEAYAAHRAVVDRIVEDTTRYNSETEVYAAGRESLFMTAVWGVSALVLVVVVLGVLGIRRRVVRPVGELTVAMRTLAQGNLAVAIPGADRGDEVGAMAQALNVFKQNAEEAERLRRLRDEERERSEREKQAALLRMAETVETEASNAVDVVASQTSQMAGNATRMAESARAVSDNSQNVAAAATQALSNAQTVAAASEQLSASIREIAAQIGTATTMTGDAVGASVRAEETIQRLAEAVTRIGEVTDLINDVAGQTNLLALNATIEAARAGEAGKGFAVVASEVKQLAGQTARATDEIESQIAAIQATTAEAVNAVRAIAERVRGVESVSATVAAAIEEQEAATGEIARNVVQTSNAAQEVATRIAAVSQEATATGERASEVNALSTRVAASIDQLRRVLIEAIRTATPEVNRRAAPRYPLNRPGRITVGGRELPVTVDNASEGGAQLSGLPQEAWSGLVEGTALRVALPGLEPVPAVVRALERGAAGRLHVTFTLAGAERDRFAAQFGRSVGGLVPMDRAA, encoded by the coding sequence ATGCTGAAAAACCTCCGGATTGCCGCGCTTACCAATCTGTTCGGGGTGGTGGTCACGCTGGGTTTCCTGGCGGTGGTCGTCACCGGCGCACTGGCGATCCGCGAGTTGAAGGTGGGTGGCCCAATCTACCAGCGCATCGTCCTGGGCAAGGACCTGATCGCCGACATCCTGCCGCCGCCGGAATATGTGATCGAAGCCTATCTGGAGGCGACGTTGGCGATGAACGACCCGGCGTCGGTCGGACAGCGCCGCACGCGGCTGGCGCAGCTGCGCAAAGACTATGACGAGCGGCACGAGTATTGGCTGAAGGAGGGCTTCGAACCGGTGCTGGTCGACCAGTTGACCCGGACCTCCCACGCGCCGGTGATGCGCTTCTGGAGCGAAATCGAGACGAGATTCCTGCCGGCGCTGGCCCGCAAGGACGAGGCGGCGGCGCGCGCCTCCTACGCCGCCATCGCCGAGGCCTATGCCGCCCACCGCGCCGTCGTCGACCGGATCGTCGAGGACACCACCCGCTACAACAGCGAGACGGAGGTTTATGCCGCCGGGCGCGAGAGCTTGTTCATGACCGCGGTGTGGGGTGTGTCGGCCCTGGTGCTGGTGGTCGTGGTGCTGGGCGTGCTGGGCATCCGGCGCCGGGTGGTGCGGCCGGTGGGCGAACTGACGGTGGCGATGCGAACCCTGGCCCAGGGCAACCTCGCTGTTGCCATTCCCGGCGCCGACCGTGGCGACGAGGTGGGGGCGATGGCCCAGGCGCTCAACGTCTTCAAGCAGAATGCCGAGGAGGCCGAGCGCCTGCGCCGTCTGCGCGACGAGGAACGCGAGCGGTCGGAGCGCGAGAAGCAGGCGGCCCTGCTGCGCATGGCCGAAACGGTGGAGACCGAGGCGTCGAACGCGGTCGACGTGGTCGCCAGCCAGACCAGCCAGATGGCCGGCAATGCCACCCGCATGGCCGAATCGGCCCGTGCGGTCAGCGACAACAGCCAGAATGTCGCCGCCGCCGCGACCCAGGCGCTGTCGAACGCCCAGACCGTGGCCGCCGCGTCGGAGCAGCTCAGCGCCTCCATCCGCGAGATCGCGGCCCAGATCGGCACCGCCACCACGATGACCGGCGACGCCGTCGGCGCGTCGGTCCGGGCGGAGGAGACCATCCAGCGTCTGGCCGAAGCCGTGACCCGCATCGGCGAGGTGACCGACCTCATCAACGACGTCGCCGGCCAGACCAATTTGCTGGCGCTCAACGCCACCATCGAGGCGGCGCGGGCCGGCGAGGCGGGCAAGGGCTTCGCCGTGGTCGCGAGCGAGGTGAAGCAGCTGGCCGGCCAGACCGCGCGGGCGACCGACGAGATCGAAAGCCAGATCGCCGCCATCCAGGCCACCACGGCGGAGGCGGTGAATGCCGTGCGCGCCATCGCCGAGCGGGTGCGCGGCGTCGAATCGGTGTCGGCCACAGTCGCCGCCGCCATCGAGGAGCAGGAGGCGGCGACCGGCGAGATCGCCCGCAACGTCGTCCAGACCTCCAACGCTGCGCAGGAGGTGGCGACCCGCATCGCCGCCGTGTCTCAGGAGGCCACGGCCACCGGCGAGCGGGCCAGCGAGGTCAATGCGCTATCCACCCGCGTCGCCGCCAGCATCGACCAGCTCCGCCGCGTCCTGATCGAGGCGATCCGCACGGCGACGCCGGAGGTGAACCGCCGGGCCGCTCCGCGCTACCCGCTGAACCGTCCGGGCCGGATCACGGTGGGCGGACGCGAGCTGCCGGTGACGGTCGACAACGCCTCGGAAGGAGGCGCCCAGCTGAGCGGTCTGCCGCAGGAGGCTTGGAGCGGATTGGTGGAAGGCACCGCGTTGCGCGTCGCGCTGCCGGGGCTGGAGCCGGTGCCTGCCGTCGTGCGCGCTTTGGAACGCGGTGCTGCCGGCCGTCTGCATGTCACCTTCACCCTGGCCGGGGCCGAGCGCGACCGGTTCGCGGCGCAGTTCGGCCGCAGCGTCGGCGGGCTGGTGCCGATGGATCGCGCGGCCTGA
- the rmuC gene encoding DNA recombination protein RmuC, with the protein MTQFLVNGMVIDGLSLAVGLVAGLLLGAAVAWAVMRAAAGRAEAAAAALHAEFATRLDLAERTEDDLREEIEARDHQIARLHGEVADARERHAQMSTRLEAERTAAAEKMALLERAQAALADSFKALSAEALHQNNRSFLDLARETLTGFQEQAKGDLDKRQTAIAAIVDPVRQSLEAMDRQIRELESTRAGAYEGLKQQVLSLVETQTQLRAETGNLVRALRTPAARGRWGEIQLRRVCEMAGMLDHCDFVEQVSVDSGRLRPDLIVTLPGGKTIVVDAKTPLEGYLDGIQAVEEVARRDGLVRHARHVREHMKQLGTKGYWDQFDDSPEFVVLFLPGENFFSAALEQDPALIEAGIDHRVILATPTTLIALLRAVAYGWRQERLADNAREISALGAELYKRLSDLGGHMEKLGGQLDKAVGCYNSAVGTLESRVLVSARRFRDLHAAPEGAEMPLLEPLDHSPRRLQAAELRAVPPVETTAAD; encoded by the coding sequence GTGACGCAGTTCCTGGTGAACGGGATGGTGATTGACGGCTTGTCGCTGGCGGTCGGGCTGGTGGCCGGGCTGCTGCTGGGCGCCGCCGTCGCCTGGGCGGTGATGCGCGCCGCCGCCGGCCGGGCGGAAGCCGCCGCCGCCGCCCTGCATGCGGAGTTCGCCACCCGTCTCGACCTCGCCGAACGGACCGAGGACGATCTGCGCGAGGAGATCGAGGCGCGCGACCACCAGATCGCCCGTCTGCATGGCGAGGTCGCCGACGCCCGCGAACGCCATGCCCAGATGTCCACCCGGCTGGAGGCGGAGCGCACCGCCGCGGCTGAGAAGATGGCGCTGCTGGAGCGCGCCCAGGCGGCGCTGGCCGACAGCTTCAAGGCCCTGTCGGCGGAGGCGCTGCACCAGAACAACCGCAGCTTCCTCGATCTGGCGCGGGAGACGCTGACCGGCTTCCAGGAACAGGCGAAGGGCGATCTGGACAAGCGGCAGACCGCCATCGCCGCCATCGTCGACCCGGTGCGCCAGTCGCTGGAAGCGATGGACCGCCAGATCCGCGAATTGGAAAGCACGCGGGCCGGCGCCTATGAGGGGCTGAAGCAGCAGGTGCTGTCGCTGGTCGAAACCCAGACCCAACTGCGGGCGGAGACCGGCAACCTCGTCCGTGCGCTGCGCACCCCGGCGGCGCGCGGGCGCTGGGGCGAAATCCAGCTGCGCCGGGTCTGCGAGATGGCCGGCATGCTCGACCATTGCGATTTCGTCGAGCAGGTGTCGGTCGACAGCGGCCGGCTGCGCCCCGACCTGATCGTCACGCTGCCCGGCGGCAAGACCATCGTGGTCGACGCCAAGACGCCGCTGGAAGGCTATCTGGACGGCATCCAGGCGGTGGAGGAGGTGGCGCGGCGCGACGGTCTGGTCCGCCATGCCCGCCATGTGCGCGAGCATATGAAGCAGCTCGGCACCAAGGGCTATTGGGACCAGTTCGACGACAGCCCGGAATTCGTCGTGCTGTTCCTGCCCGGCGAGAACTTCTTCTCCGCGGCGCTGGAGCAGGACCCGGCGCTGATCGAGGCGGGCATCGACCATCGCGTCATCCTGGCGACGCCGACCACCCTGATCGCGCTTCTGCGCGCCGTCGCCTACGGCTGGCGGCAGGAGCGGCTCGCCGACAATGCCCGCGAAATCAGCGCGCTGGGTGCCGAACTCTACAAGCGGCTGTCCGACCTGGGCGGCCATATGGAAAAGCTGGGCGGGCAGCTGGACAAGGCCGTCGGCTGCTACAACAGCGCGGTGGGGACGCTGGAGTCGCGTGTTCTGGTCAGCGCACGCCGCTTCCGCGATCTGCACGCCGCGCCGGAAGGGGCGGAGATGCCGCTGCTGGAACCGCTGGACCACAGCCCGCGCCGTTTGCAGGCGGCCGAACTGCGCGCCGTGCCGCCGGTGGAGACCACCGCAGCCGATTGA
- a CDS encoding NUDIX hydrolase: MPNDTLPDKNSPDCGPDCGGPRVRAIPPGEDRERLMCPDCGYIAYQNPLIVVGAVATWEDGRILLCRRAIEPRKGFWTLPAGYMEERESTRDGAAREAWEEARARIDIDHLLAIYDIPRISQVQMIFRARLLSPDVEPGPESLEVGLFAWKDIPWSELAFPTVVWALREHHERLGRSDCAPAVNPTPDALARWEKML, encoded by the coding sequence ATGCCGAACGACACGCTCCCCGACAAGAATTCCCCCGATTGCGGCCCCGACTGTGGGGGACCGCGCGTCCGCGCCATTCCGCCCGGCGAGGATCGCGAGCGGCTGATGTGCCCGGACTGCGGCTATATCGCCTACCAGAACCCGTTGATCGTGGTCGGGGCGGTGGCGACCTGGGAGGATGGCCGCATCCTGCTCTGCCGCCGCGCCATCGAACCGCGCAAGGGCTTCTGGACCCTGCCCGCCGGCTATATGGAAGAGCGCGAGAGCACCCGCGACGGCGCTGCCCGCGAAGCCTGGGAGGAGGCGCGGGCGCGCATCGACATCGACCATCTGCTGGCGATCTACGACATCCCGCGCATCAGTCAGGTCCAGATGATCTTCCGCGCCCGCCTGCTGTCCCCCGATGTCGAACCCGGCCCGGAAAGCCTGGAGGTCGGCCTGTTCGCTTGGAAGGACATCCCCTGGAGCGAGCTTGCCTTCCCCACGGTCGTCTGGGCCCTGCGCGAGCATCATGAGCGGCTCGGCCGCTCCGACTGCGCGCCGGCGGTCAATCCCACGCCGGACGCGCTCGCGCGGTGGGAGAAGATGCTTTAA
- a CDS encoding ChaN family lipoprotein: protein MPRQPFRPAAVVPRRRFALLTVAALFLSAPTAWATEAKAKAEDAARIGCVPPGVWADGTGTAVEPVPLLRRIAEAPVVLLGEQHDKPDHHRWQIHTLAGLHALNPDLAVGMEMLPRRLQPVLDRWVAGELTEGEFLKQTDWRSVWGFDPQFYLPILQFARLHRLPVVALNVERSLVSRTARNGWSAIPEADREGVGTPAPPTEAYRNRLTETLAAHDHSEARAAAPDDAPNKAAQRFIEAQGVWDRAMAEKIAETRRATGRSVVGILGEGHVARRDGVPHQLADIGIRDAVVLLPWDADRDCDDLDGRIADAVFGLGPAREDAEPQRPKLGVQLDPGPEGITVGAVGDGSVAAAAGLRTGDRILIAAGTPVRAPADLVAVIRRQAPGTWLPLTIRRDGAEQELVAKFPTEKTGTP from the coding sequence TTGCCGCGCCAGCCCTTCCGTCCCGCCGCCGTCGTTCCGCGCCGCCGCTTCGCCCTGCTGACCGTCGCGGCGCTGTTCCTGAGCGCTCCCACCGCTTGGGCCACGGAGGCCAAGGCCAAGGCCGAGGACGCCGCGCGCATCGGCTGCGTGCCGCCCGGCGTGTGGGCGGACGGCACCGGAACGGCGGTGGAGCCGGTGCCGCTGCTGCGCCGGATCGCCGAGGCGCCCGTGGTCCTGCTGGGGGAGCAGCATGACAAGCCGGATCATCACCGCTGGCAGATCCATACCCTGGCCGGGCTGCACGCGCTGAACCCCGATCTGGCCGTCGGGATGGAGATGCTGCCGCGCCGGCTGCAGCCGGTGCTCGACCGCTGGGTGGCGGGAGAACTGACGGAGGGCGAGTTCCTGAAGCAGACGGACTGGCGCAGCGTCTGGGGCTTCGATCCGCAATTCTATCTGCCGATCCTGCAGTTCGCCCGTCTGCACCGGCTGCCGGTGGTGGCGCTGAATGTGGAGCGATCGCTGGTCAGCCGCACCGCCCGCAATGGCTGGTCCGCCATCCCGGAGGCCGACCGCGAGGGTGTCGGCACGCCGGCCCCGCCGACCGAGGCTTACCGCAACCGCCTGACCGAGACGCTGGCGGCGCACGATCACTCGGAAGCCCGCGCCGCCGCGCCCGACGATGCTCCCAACAAGGCGGCCCAGCGCTTCATCGAGGCGCAAGGCGTCTGGGACCGCGCGATGGCGGAGAAGATCGCCGAGACCCGCCGCGCCACCGGCCGCAGCGTGGTTGGCATCCTGGGGGAGGGGCATGTGGCCCGGCGGGACGGCGTGCCGCACCAGTTGGCCGACATCGGCATTCGCGACGCCGTCGTGCTGCTGCCCTGGGACGCCGACCGCGACTGCGACGATCTGGACGGCCGCATCGCCGATGCCGTCTTCGGCCTGGGGCCGGCGCGAGAGGATGCCGAACCGCAACGTCCCAAGCTGGGCGTGCAGCTCGACCCCGGGCCGGAAGGGATCACGGTCGGGGCGGTCGGCGACGGCAGCGTCGCCGCTGCGGCCGGCCTGCGCACCGGCGACCGCATCCTGATCGCCGCCGGCACGCCGGTGCGCGCGCCGGCCGATCTGGTGGCGGTGATCCGCCGTCAGGCGCCGGGCACTTGGCTGCCGCTCACCATCCGACGCGACGGGGCGGAGCAGGAACTGGTGGCGAAGTTCCCGACGGAGAAGACAGGGACGCCTTAA
- a CDS encoding SDR family NAD(P)-dependent oxidoreductase yields MPHRKVVILTGASRGIGHATVTRFSNEGWRVISCSREEVPDHCRRDPNWTHHIPADLSDPASRAAFVDEANKALDGAPLHALINNAGISPKTPIKERLGCLNGSIEGWHRVFELNFFAALVLARGFAAPLSRAKGAIVNVTSIAGHSVHPFAGSAYSTSKAALSGLTREMAVEFAEIGVRVNAVAPGEIETAMTGPEYDVLIPRIPLKRMGTPEDVAAVIFYLCGPDSAYVTGTETFITGGQHLF; encoded by the coding sequence ATGCCGCACCGCAAAGTCGTCATTCTCACCGGCGCCAGCCGGGGTATCGGACACGCCACCGTCACCCGGTTCAGCAACGAAGGCTGGCGCGTGATCTCCTGCTCGCGCGAGGAGGTGCCGGACCATTGCCGGCGCGATCCCAACTGGACCCACCACATCCCGGCCGACCTGTCGGACCCGGCCAGCCGCGCCGCCTTCGTGGACGAGGCGAACAAGGCGCTGGACGGCGCGCCGCTGCACGCCCTGATCAACAATGCCGGCATCTCGCCAAAGACCCCGATCAAGGAGCGGCTCGGCTGCCTGAACGGCTCGATCGAGGGCTGGCACCGGGTGTTCGAGCTGAACTTCTTCGCCGCCCTGGTGCTGGCGCGCGGCTTCGCCGCCCCGCTGTCGCGGGCGAAGGGGGCGATCGTCAACGTCACCTCCATCGCCGGCCATTCGGTGCATCCCTTCGCCGGCTCGGCCTATTCGACCTCGAAGGCGGCGCTGTCCGGCCTGACCCGCGAAATGGCGGTGGAATTCGCTGAGATCGGCGTCCGCGTCAACGCCGTCGCCCCCGGCGAGATCGAGACCGCGATGACCGGCCCGGAATACGACGTGCTGATCCCGCGCATCCCGCTGAAGCGCATGGGCACGCCGGAGGATGTCGCCGCGGTGATCTTTTATCTCTGCGGGCCGGACTCCGCCTATGTGACGGGCACGGAGACCTTCATCACCGGCGGGCAGCATCTGTTTTGA
- a CDS encoding pyridoxal phosphate-dependent aminotransferase, with the protein MSKQPKVSKRGAIPPFFVMEVMRAAAEREAAGLEVLHMEVGQPSTGAPKGVVQAAATAVVGADPLGYTGALGIPPLRAAIAKWYKDRYGVDVPERRVVVTTGSSGAFQLGFLAAFDPGDRVAMASPSYPAYRHTLTAAGVVPVELPTGPEHRFQPTVELLEALDEPVQGLIVASPANPTGTMLSREELTALSDWCRANGVRMVSDEIYHGLTYGTDAVTAAEVNDQALVVNSFSKYFSMTGWRLGWMIVPDDLLRSVECLAQNLFISAPTLSQVSAVAAFDCTEELDGHVARYARNRKLLLEELPKAGFTKMAPADGAFYIYADVSDMTDDSEALAKQILEETGIACTPGIDFDTARGRRFLRFSFAGSEATIAEAARRLIAWRAGK; encoded by the coding sequence ATGAGCAAGCAGCCCAAGGTTTCCAAGCGGGGCGCGATTCCGCCCTTCTTCGTGATGGAAGTGATGCGCGCCGCAGCCGAGCGCGAGGCCGCCGGTCTGGAGGTCCTGCATATGGAAGTGGGGCAGCCCTCCACCGGGGCGCCGAAGGGCGTGGTGCAGGCGGCGGCCACCGCGGTGGTGGGCGCCGACCCGCTGGGCTACACCGGCGCGCTCGGCATCCCGCCGCTGCGTGCGGCCATCGCCAAATGGTACAAGGACCGTTACGGCGTCGATGTGCCGGAGCGCCGCGTGGTCGTCACCACCGGGTCGTCGGGCGCCTTCCAGCTGGGCTTCCTCGCTGCCTTCGATCCGGGCGACCGGGTGGCGATGGCGTCGCCCAGCTACCCGGCCTACCGCCACACCCTGACCGCGGCCGGCGTCGTCCCGGTGGAGCTGCCGACCGGGCCGGAGCATCGCTTCCAGCCGACCGTCGAGCTGCTGGAAGCCCTGGACGAGCCGGTGCAGGGACTGATCGTCGCCAGCCCGGCCAACCCGACCGGCACGATGCTGAGCCGTGAGGAACTGACCGCGCTCTCCGACTGGTGCCGCGCCAACGGCGTGCGCATGGTGTCGGATGAGATCTACCACGGCCTGACCTATGGCACCGACGCGGTGACGGCTGCCGAGGTGAACGATCAGGCACTGGTGGTCAACAGCTTCTCCAAATATTTCTCGATGACCGGCTGGCGTCTCGGCTGGATGATCGTGCCGGACGATCTGCTGCGCTCGGTCGAATGTCTGGCGCAGAACCTGTTCATTTCCGCGCCGACGCTCAGTCAGGTCTCGGCGGTGGCCGCCTTCGACTGCACGGAAGAGCTGGACGGCCATGTCGCCCGCTATGCCCGCAACCGCAAGCTGCTGCTGGAGGAGCTGCCGAAGGCCGGCTTCACCAAGATGGCTCCGGCGGACGGCGCCTTCTACATCTATGCCGACGTTTCGGACATGACCGACGACAGCGAGGCGCTGGCGAAGCAGATCCTGGAGGAGACGGGGATCGCCTGCACCCCCGGCATCGATTTCGACACCGCCCGCGGTCGCCGCTTCCTGCGCTTCAGCTTCGCCGGGTCGGAGGCGACCATCGCCGAGGCGGCGCGACGACTGATCGCCTGGCGGGCGGGGAAATAA
- a CDS encoding gamma-glutamyltransferase codes for MMATTETSLLGLRTVTTSGLEQRIPARDRRNSGPRHTRLQIWQRLGAVAIAASLLAGCVNTKFKTDATVQSFVVADEPYAAGVGRDIIAQGGKAGDAVAAMALAMTASLPSRVGLAGGGVCVLFDAASKKARTIDFLPRPAGVAGAAMPAMARGLFAVQASAGVMRWEQVVSPAEQLAQFSPGLSRALVQDLTAFGGRLASDSETRRRFLGTGTPAVGAVVGQPELAATLSVLRRQGVGAFYSGPLAATVAQGTGIDPAQLRAYQPRVAGTLTVPFDISDLHVPDLNEPEAGAALIQAWKAVAALPPGERATRAAQLLGATGKGATAAGAGVMVIDPDENGAACAFTQGAPFGTGRGIPGTGMLVAQGVDRGGFGAPALIANSIIGRTLFAGVGTANGDDGPAAGPAALLSVALPAGLEDKSTAPQIQAARPQSIPGRVSFVGCRVSIEDGVRYCQTAIDPRAGSLGLTVESERKRE; via the coding sequence ATGATGGCGACGACCGAAACCAGCCTGCTGGGCTTGCGCACCGTGACGACCTCCGGCTTGGAACAGCGGATTCCCGCGCGCGACCGGCGGAACTCCGGACCGCGACACACTCGCTTGCAAATCTGGCAACGGTTGGGCGCAGTTGCCATAGCTGCATCACTGCTGGCGGGCTGCGTCAACACCAAGTTCAAGACCGACGCCACGGTGCAGAGCTTCGTCGTCGCCGACGAACCCTATGCCGCCGGTGTGGGGCGCGACATCATCGCCCAGGGGGGCAAGGCCGGTGACGCCGTGGCCGCGATGGCGCTGGCGATGACCGCCAGCCTGCCGTCCCGCGTCGGATTGGCCGGCGGCGGCGTCTGCGTGCTGTTCGATGCCGCCTCGAAGAAGGCCCGCACCATCGATTTCCTGCCGCGTCCGGCCGGCGTCGCCGGCGCCGCCATGCCCGCCATGGCGCGCGGCCTGTTCGCCGTCCAGGCCTCCGCCGGCGTGATGCGGTGGGAGCAGGTCGTCTCCCCGGCCGAACAGTTGGCCCAGTTCTCCCCCGGTCTCAGCCGCGCGCTGGTGCAGGATTTGACCGCTTTCGGCGGGCGGTTGGCTTCCGATTCGGAGACGCGGCGCCGCTTCCTCGGCACAGGTACTCCCGCCGTCGGCGCGGTGGTCGGCCAGCCGGAGCTGGCTGCGACCCTGTCGGTCCTGCGCCGGCAGGGGGTGGGTGCCTTCTACAGCGGGCCGCTCGCCGCCACGGTCGCCCAGGGCACCGGCATCGATCCGGCGCAATTGCGCGCTTATCAGCCGCGCGTCGCCGGCACGCTGACCGTGCCCTTCGACATCAGCGACCTGCATGTGCCCGACCTGAACGAGCCGGAGGCCGGCGCCGCCCTGATCCAGGCCTGGAAGGCGGTCGCCGCCCTGCCGCCGGGCGAGCGCGCCACCCGCGCCGCCCAGCTGCTGGGCGCCACCGGCAAGGGCGCGACCGCCGCCGGTGCCGGCGTGATGGTGATCGATCCGGACGAGAACGGCGCCGCCTGCGCCTTCACCCAGGGGGCGCCCTTCGGCACCGGCCGCGGCATCCCCGGCACCGGCATGCTGGTGGCCCAGGGGGTCGACCGCGGCGGCTTCGGCGCGCCGGCGCTGATCGCCAACTCCATCATCGGCCGCACCCTGTTCGCCGGGGTCGGCACCGCCAACGGCGACGACGGCCCGGCGGCCGGCCCGGCCGCACTGCTGTCGGTCGCCCTTCCGGCCGGTCTGGAGGACAAGTCCACCGCCCCGCAGATCCAGGCGGCCCGTCCGCAATCCATCCCCGGACGGGTCAGCTTCGTCGGTTGCCGGGTTTCGATCGAGGATGGCGTCCGCTATTGCCAGACGGCAATCGACCCGCGCGCCGGCAGCCTGGGGCTGACGGTCGAAAGCGAACGCAAGCGGGAATGA